Proteins co-encoded in one Acidovorax sp. 69 genomic window:
- the fusA gene encoding elongation factor G produces MARKTPIERYRNIGISAHIDAGKTTTTERILFYTGVNHKIGEVHDGAATMDWMEQEQERGITITSAAVTCFWKGMDLSYPEHRFNIIDTPGHVDFTIEVERSMRVLDGACMVYCAVGGVQPQSETVWRQANKYKVPRLAFVNKMDRTGANFFKVHDQMKLRLKANPVPVVIPIGAEEGFKGVVDLLKMKAILWDEASQGMKFDYAEIPADLQALAEEWREKMVEAAAEASEELMNKYLEEGTLSEEEIKLGLRTRTIATEIHPMLCGTAFKNKGVQRMLDAVIDYLPSPVDIPDVTGTDEDEQPVTRKADDGEKFSALAFKLMTDPFVGQLTFVRVYSGVLSKGDTVYNSVKGKKERIGRIVQMMANDRVEVDEIRAGDIAACVGLKDVTTGETLADVGSPIILERMVFPEPVITQAVEPKTKADQEKMGIALQRLAAEDPSFRVKTDEESGQTLIAGMGELHLEIIVDRMKREFGVEANVGKPQVAYRETIRKTVEEAEGKFVRQSGGKGQYGHVVLKIEPNEVGKGIEFVDAIKGGVVPREYIPAVEKGINEAVTQGVLAGYPVVDVKVTLHFGSYHDVDSNELAFKMAAIFGFKEGCRKAGPVILEPMMAVEVETPEDYAGNVMGDLSSRRGMVQGMEDIPGGGKAIRAEVPLSEMFGYSTTLRSATQGRATYSMEFKHYSEAPRNVSEAIMAARAK; encoded by the coding sequence ATGGCTCGCAAGACTCCCATCGAGCGCTACCGCAATATCGGTATCTCGGCCCACATTGACGCTGGCAAGACCACGACCACCGAACGTATCCTGTTCTACACGGGCGTGAACCACAAGATTGGTGAAGTGCATGATGGCGCGGCGACCATGGACTGGATGGAGCAAGAGCAAGAGCGCGGCATCACGATCACTTCGGCTGCCGTGACCTGCTTCTGGAAGGGCATGGACCTGTCCTACCCTGAGCACCGTTTCAACATCATCGACACCCCCGGCCACGTGGACTTCACGATTGAAGTGGAGCGTTCGATGCGCGTGCTCGACGGCGCCTGCATGGTGTACTGCGCCGTGGGTGGCGTGCAGCCCCAGTCGGAAACCGTCTGGCGCCAAGCCAACAAGTACAAGGTGCCGCGTCTGGCCTTTGTGAACAAGATGGACCGTACCGGTGCCAACTTCTTCAAGGTCCATGACCAGATGAAGCTGCGCCTGAAGGCCAACCCTGTGCCTGTGGTGATTCCAATTGGTGCCGAAGAAGGCTTCAAGGGTGTGGTTGACCTGCTGAAGATGAAGGCCATCCTGTGGGATGAAGCGTCACAAGGCATGAAGTTCGATTACGCTGAAATCCCTGCAGATCTGCAGGCTTTGGCTGAAGAATGGCGCGAGAAGATGGTGGAGGCTGCGGCCGAAGCCTCCGAAGAGCTGATGAACAAGTACCTCGAAGAGGGCACGCTCTCGGAAGAGGAAATCAAGCTCGGCCTGCGTACCCGCACCATCGCCACTGAAATCCACCCCATGTTGTGTGGCACGGCTTTCAAGAACAAGGGTGTTCAGCGCATGCTGGACGCCGTGATCGACTACCTGCCTTCGCCTGTGGATATCCCGGACGTGACGGGTACGGATGAAGACGAGCAGCCCGTCACCCGCAAGGCGGATGACGGCGAGAAGTTTTCTGCTTTGGCCTTCAAGCTGATGACCGACCCGTTTGTGGGCCAGTTGACCTTTGTCCGCGTGTACTCCGGTGTGTTGTCTAAGGGCGACACGGTGTACAACTCTGTCAAGGGAAAGAAAGAGCGTATCGGCCGTATCGTGCAAATGATGGCCAATGACCGCGTGGAAGTCGACGAAATCCGTGCGGGTGACATCGCTGCTTGCGTGGGCTTGAAAGACGTGACGACGGGTGAAACGTTGGCCGATGTGGGCTCGCCGATCATTCTGGAGCGCATGGTGTTCCCTGAGCCTGTGATTACCCAGGCTGTGGAACCCAAGACCAAGGCCGATCAGGAAAAGATGGGCATTGCCCTGCAACGCCTGGCTGCTGAAGATCCGTCGTTCCGCGTGAAGACCGATGAAGAATCGGGTCAGACGCTGATCGCCGGCATGGGCGAGCTGCATCTGGAAATCATCGTTGACCGCATGAAGCGTGAATTCGGCGTGGAAGCCAACGTGGGCAAGCCCCAGGTGGCCTACCGCGAAACCATCCGCAAGACCGTGGAAGAGGCCGAAGGCAAGTTCGTGCGTCAGTCCGGCGGTAAGGGTCAGTACGGCCACGTTGTGCTCAAGATCGAACCCAACGAAGTGGGCAAGGGCATCGAGTTCGTCGACGCGATCAAGGGTGGTGTGGTGCCGCGCGAGTACATCCCTGCGGTGGAAAAGGGTATCAACGAAGCCGTCACGCAAGGCGTGCTGGCCGGCTATCCCGTGGTCGACGTGAAGGTCACGCTGCATTTCGGTTCGTACCACGATGTGGACTCGAACGAACTGGCGTTCAAGATGGCTGCCATCTTCGGTTTCAAGGAGGGCTGCCGCAAGGCCGGTCCCGTGATTCTTGAGCCCATGATGGCCGTGGAAGTCGAAACGCCTGAAGACTATGCCGGCAACGTGATGGGCGATCTGTCCAGCCGTCGCGGCATGGTGCAAGGCATGGAAGACATTCCTGGCGGTGGCAAGGCCATCCGCGCTGAAGTGCCACTGTCGGAAATGTTTGGCTACTCGACCACGCTGCGTTCTGCAACGCAAGGCCGTGCCACGTACTCGATGGAATTCAAGCACTACAGCGAAGCCCCTCGCAATGTGTCTGAAGCCATCATGGCTGCTCGCGCTAAGTAA
- the rpsG gene encoding 30S ribosomal protein S7 produces MPRRREVPKREILPDPKFGNVELSKFMNVIMEGGKKAVAERIIYGALELIEKKHPDKDPLEAFTVAINNVKPMVEVKSRRVGGANYQVPVEVRPVRRLALSMRWIKEAARKRGEKSMAQRLANELLEATEGRGGAMKKRDEVHRMAEANKAFSHFRF; encoded by the coding sequence ATGCCACGTCGTCGCGAAGTCCCCAAACGTGAAATCCTGCCGGATCCTAAGTTCGGCAATGTAGAGCTGTCCAAATTCATGAACGTGATCATGGAAGGCGGCAAGAAAGCTGTTGCAGAACGCATCATTTACGGTGCTCTGGAACTGATCGAGAAGAAGCACCCTGACAAGGACCCGCTGGAAGCCTTCACCGTTGCCATCAACAACGTGAAGCCCATGGTCGAAGTGAAGTCCCGCCGTGTCGGCGGTGCCAACTACCAGGTGCCAGTGGAAGTGCGTCCTGTCCGTCGTCTGGCTTTGTCCATGCGCTGGATCAAGGAAGCGGCCCGCAAGCGCGGCGAAAAGTCGATGGCCCAACGTCTGGCCAACGAACTGCTCGAAGCCACCGAAGGCCGTGGCGGTGCCATGAAGAAGCGTGACGAAGTTCACCGCATGGCCGAAGCCAACAAGGCATTCAGCCACTTCCGCTTCTAA
- the rpsL gene encoding 30S ribosomal protein S12, whose protein sequence is MPTINQLVRQGREVEKTKSKSPAMENSPQRRGVCTRVYTTTPKKPNSALRKVAKVRLTNGFEVISYIGGEGHNLQEHSVVLVRGGRVKDLPGVRYHIVRGSLDLQGVKDRKQSRSKYGAKKPKAK, encoded by the coding sequence ATGCCAACCATTAATCAACTGGTCCGTCAGGGGCGCGAGGTCGAAAAGACCAAGTCCAAGAGCCCTGCGATGGAAAACTCTCCACAGCGCCGCGGCGTGTGCACCCGTGTGTACACCACGACGCCTAAGAAGCCTAACTCCGCTCTGCGTAAGGTTGCCAAAGTGCGCCTGACCAACGGTTTTGAGGTGATCTCCTACATCGGCGGTGAAGGCCACAACCTGCAGGAACACAGCGTGGTGCTGGTTCGCGGCGGTCGTGTCAAGGACTTGCCTGGTGTGCGTTACCACATCGTGCGCGGTTCGCTCGACTTGCAAGGCGTGAAAGACCGCAAGCAATCGCGCTCCAAGTACGGTGCCAAGAAGCCAAAGGCCAAGTAA
- a CDS encoding D-alanyl-D-alanine carboxypeptidase family protein — translation MKRILSALRSLAVFAAVAPAALGAFAQAPQPPEIAARTYMLVDVTANQVLAAKDIDAPVEQASLTKLMTGYLVFDALRAKKIALDQKLPVSVRAWKMPGSRMFIDPKMQVPVEDLIKGMIVQSGNDATMALAEGVGGTAENFVKLMNDQAQALGMKGTSYKNPEGLTEPGHITTARDLSVLATRLMKDFPEYMHYYSTKQYSYPGTPVSNGSNRNSLLFRDPTVDGLKTGHTAAAGYCLVATSKREFPGVGQRRLLSIVLGAASENARANESQKLLNWGYTAFEAVKLFEAGKPVATPAVWKGKDSTLKIGREEAIVVAVPAGSAGKITTQIARPDPLVAPYSKGQAIGTLKVMLGDQTVGEVPLLALDGVEQAGILGRAWDAIRLWIK, via the coding sequence ATGAAACGAATCCTGTCCGCGTTGCGATCCCTGGCCGTCTTTGCTGCGGTAGCCCCTGCTGCCCTCGGGGCTTTTGCCCAGGCGCCCCAGCCCCCCGAAATCGCGGCGCGCACCTACATGCTGGTGGATGTCACCGCCAACCAGGTGCTGGCCGCCAAGGACATCGATGCACCGGTCGAGCAGGCATCCCTCACCAAGCTGATGACGGGCTACCTGGTGTTCGACGCGCTGCGCGCCAAGAAAATTGCACTGGACCAGAAACTGCCCGTGAGCGTGCGCGCCTGGAAGATGCCCGGCTCGCGCATGTTCATCGATCCCAAGATGCAGGTGCCGGTGGAAGACCTCATCAAGGGCATGATCGTGCAGTCCGGTAATGACGCCACCATGGCCCTGGCCGAAGGCGTGGGCGGTACGGCCGAGAATTTCGTCAAGCTCATGAACGACCAGGCCCAGGCGCTGGGCATGAAGGGTACGAGCTACAAAAATCCCGAAGGCCTGACCGAACCCGGTCACATCACCACGGCACGCGACCTCTCGGTGCTGGCCACGCGGCTGATGAAGGACTTCCCGGAGTACATGCACTATTACTCCACCAAGCAGTACAGCTACCCCGGCACGCCCGTGTCGAACGGTAGCAACCGCAATTCGCTGCTGTTCCGCGACCCCACGGTCGATGGCCTCAAGACCGGCCACACCGCTGCTGCAGGCTACTGCCTCGTGGCCACGTCCAAGCGCGAATTCCCTGGCGTGGGCCAGCGTCGCCTGCTGTCCATCGTGCTGGGCGCTGCCAGCGAAAACGCACGTGCGAACGAAAGCCAGAAGCTGCTGAACTGGGGCTACACCGCGTTCGAGGCGGTCAAGCTGTTCGAGGCCGGCAAGCCCGTGGCGACGCCCGCGGTGTGGAAGGGTAAGGACAGCACGCTGAAAATTGGCCGCGAAGAGGCCATTGTGGTGGCGGTGCCAGCAGGCAGCGCTGGCAAGATCACGACCCAGATCGCCCGCCCAGACCCGCTGGTGGCGCCTTACAGCAAGGGCCAGGCCATTGGCACCCTGAAGGTGATGCTGGGCGATCAGACGGTGGGTGAGGTCCCGCTGCTGGCGCTGGACGGCGTGGAGCAGGCGGGCATTCTGGGTCGGGCCTGGGATGCGATCCGGCTGTGGATCAAATAA
- a CDS encoding alpha/beta hydrolase, protein MNAQTERLTLSGAAGAIEAVRDSAALADGAASRGVAIIAHPHPLFGGTMDNKVVQTLARAFVQCGFTAVRFNFRGVGGSAGAHDDGQGELQDLLAVVEQVAPHRQGQRIALAGFSFGAFVTSHALAALWPEGRVDQAVLVGTAASRFSVAPVPPDAHLRTLVVHGEADDTVPLAAVMDWARPQILPVTVIPAGGHFFHGQLPLLKNLVVRHLQSGA, encoded by the coding sequence GTGAATGCCCAGACTGAACGCCTGACCCTTTCCGGTGCCGCTGGCGCCATCGAGGCCGTGCGCGACAGCGCGGCGCTGGCCGACGGGGCCGCCTCCCGGGGCGTCGCCATCATTGCCCACCCCCATCCGCTGTTCGGCGGCACCATGGACAACAAAGTGGTGCAGACCCTGGCGCGCGCTTTTGTGCAGTGCGGCTTCACGGCGGTGCGGTTCAACTTCCGGGGCGTGGGGGGCTCGGCGGGCGCGCACGATGATGGCCAGGGCGAGCTGCAGGATCTGCTGGCCGTGGTGGAGCAGGTGGCGCCCCACCGCCAAGGCCAGCGCATTGCGCTGGCGGGGTTTTCGTTTGGTGCGTTTGTTACCAGCCATGCGCTGGCCGCGCTCTGGCCCGAAGGCCGGGTGGACCAGGCGGTGTTGGTGGGCACCGCCGCCAGCCGCTTCAGCGTGGCCCCGGTGCCGCCCGACGCCCACCTGCGCACGCTGGTGGTGCATGGCGAAGCCGACGATACCGTGCCGTTGGCCGCCGTCATGGATTGGGCGCGGCCCCAGATACTGCCTGTCACAGTGATCCCCGCAGGGGGGCATTTCTTTCACGGACAATTGCCGCTTCTGAAAAATCTGGTGGTCCGCCACCTGCAATCGGGCGCCTGA
- a CDS encoding ferredoxin, giving the protein MSEPSIAPAAAPGYYQRHIFFCLNERTNGEDSCAHHNAQAGFDRCKAQVKAAGLAGAGKVRVNKAGCLDRCAGGPVAVVYPEGTWYTYVDAADIDEIVESHLKNGQVVERLVTPAELGR; this is encoded by the coding sequence ATGAGTGAACCATCCATTGCACCGGCTGCAGCGCCCGGTTACTACCAGCGCCACATCTTTTTTTGCCTGAACGAACGCACCAATGGTGAGGACAGCTGTGCCCACCACAACGCCCAGGCGGGTTTTGACCGCTGCAAGGCTCAGGTCAAGGCGGCCGGGCTGGCAGGCGCGGGCAAAGTGCGCGTGAACAAGGCCGGTTGCCTGGACCGCTGCGCGGGTGGCCCCGTCGCCGTGGTCTACCCCGAGGGAACCTGGTACACCTATGTGGACGCAGCAGACATCGACGAGATCGTCGAGTCACACCTCAAGAATGGCCAGGTGGTGGAGCGCCTGGTCACGCCCGCGGAACTTGGCCGCTGA
- a CDS encoding VanZ family protein — translation MHKTSAWPLALIYSALIVFASLFPFDGWRAQGIDPLVFLLARLPPPYWTGFDVVTNAVGYAPLGFLLVLGMLRSGWGRGAVLLATLVGALLSLSMEFLQIYLPRRVPSNLDLVLNALGTLAGALSAALLERLGALDRWSNFRARWFVLDASGGMVLLALWPMALLFPAAVPFGLGQVLERLETALIELLADTPFLDWLPLRETELDPLSPSGELLCVTLGLLIPCLLGYCVIRQMGRRALFSLGVVGVGVTLTALSAALSWGPVHAWEWMSLPVRVGVWGALALALFMLALPRRACAAVLLLALAWHLALLNQAPASAYFAQTLQIWEQGRFIRFYGLGQWLGWLWPYVTLLYVVLRVSRREAQT, via the coding sequence ATGCACAAAACCTCGGCCTGGCCCCTGGCGCTGATCTACTCGGCGCTGATTGTTTTTGCCAGCCTGTTCCCTTTTGACGGCTGGCGTGCGCAGGGGATCGACCCGCTGGTGTTTTTGCTGGCGCGCTTGCCCCCTCCGTACTGGACCGGGTTTGATGTCGTCACCAACGCCGTGGGCTATGCCCCACTGGGTTTTTTGCTGGTGCTGGGCATGCTGCGCTCGGGCTGGGGGCGTGGGGCGGTGCTGTTGGCGACTCTGGTGGGGGCGCTGCTCTCCCTGTCGATGGAGTTCTTGCAGATTTACCTGCCCCGCCGGGTGCCTTCCAACCTGGATCTGGTCCTGAATGCCTTGGGCACCCTGGCGGGTGCCCTGAGCGCCGCACTGCTGGAGCGCTTGGGTGCGCTGGACCGCTGGAGCAATTTTCGGGCGCGCTGGTTTGTGTTGGATGCCTCAGGTGGCATGGTGCTGCTGGCGCTGTGGCCGATGGCGCTGCTGTTTCCCGCGGCGGTGCCCTTTGGGCTGGGCCAGGTGCTGGAGCGGCTGGAGACGGCGCTCATCGAGCTGCTGGCCGATACGCCGTTTCTCGACTGGCTGCCCCTGCGCGAGACCGAGCTGGATCCGCTCTCGCCCAGCGGTGAGCTGCTGTGCGTGACGCTGGGGTTGCTCATCCCCTGCCTGCTGGGTTACTGCGTGATCCGCCAAATGGGGCGGCGTGCGCTGTTTTCATTGGGGGTAGTGGGGGTGGGCGTCACGCTCACCGCGCTGTCGGCAGCGCTGAGCTGGGGGCCTGTGCATGCCTGGGAGTGGATGAGCCTGCCCGTGCGTGTGGGGGTGTGGGGCGCGTTGGCCCTGGCCCTGTTCATGCTGGCTCTGCCGCGCAGGGCCTGTGCCGCTGTGCTGCTGTTGGCGCTGGCCTGGCACCTGGCGCTGCTCAACCAGGCGCCCGCCAGCGCGTATTTCGCCCAGACCTTGCAGATCTGGGAGCAGGGACGTTTCATCCGCTTTTATGGCCTGGGCCAGTGGTTGGGCTGGCTGTGGCCCTATGTCACGCTGCTGTATGTGGTGCTGCGGGTGTCGCGGCGCGAGGCACAAACCTAA
- a CDS encoding CopD family protein codes for MLWVKAFHIVFVASWFAGLFYLPRIFVNLAMVAPGSAAERDRLLLMARKLLRFTTLLAVPALALGLWLWMGYGIGRGPGNGWMHAKLAVVVLVIGYHHACSVLLRKLADGTSRRSHAWFRWFNEVPVVLLLIAVVLVVVKPF; via the coding sequence ATGCTCTGGGTCAAAGCCTTTCACATCGTTTTCGTGGCCAGCTGGTTTGCTGGTCTTTTCTACCTGCCTCGCATCTTCGTCAATCTGGCGATGGTGGCTCCGGGCTCGGCGGCCGAGCGTGACCGCCTGTTGCTCATGGCCCGCAAGCTCCTGCGTTTCACCACGCTGTTGGCGGTTCCGGCCCTGGCGTTGGGCCTCTGGCTGTGGATGGGCTATGGCATTGGCCGGGGGCCTGGCAACGGCTGGATGCACGCGAAGCTGGCCGTGGTGGTGCTGGTGATTGGTTATCACCACGCTTGCAGCGTGCTGCTGCGCAAACTGGCGGACGGCACCAGCCGCCGCAGCCATGCGTGGTTTCGCTGGTTCAACGAAGTGCCCGTGGTGCTGCTGCTGATTGCGGTGGTGCTGGTGGTGGTCAAGCCCTTTTGA
- the hemB gene encoding porphobilinogen synthase has translation MHLQSPAPFPQNRPRRLRRDAFTRNLVRENAVTPHDLIYPVFVHEGSQRRETVTSMPGVDRLSLDLLLTVAEDCVKLGIPVLALFPAIDPSLKTPDGKEALNPDGLIPRVVRALKKEFPDLGVMTDVALDPYTSHGQDGVLDATGYIINDETVEILTGQALTHAEAGVDIVAPSDMMDGRIGAIREALEVQGHIHTRIMAYSAKYASAFYGPFRDAVGTRGALGKADKNVYQMDPGNSDEALREVAIDIAEGADMVMVKPGMPYLDIVRRVKDEFKVPTFAYQVSGEYAMIKAAAANGWLDHDAVMMESLLAFKRAGADGVLTYFARDAARLLRK, from the coding sequence ATGCATCTCCAAAGCCCCGCCCCCTTCCCCCAGAACCGCCCGCGCCGCCTGCGCCGCGATGCGTTTACCCGCAACCTGGTGCGCGAAAACGCCGTCACCCCCCACGACCTGATTTACCCCGTGTTTGTGCACGAGGGAAGCCAGCGCCGGGAGACCGTGACCTCCATGCCCGGCGTGGACCGCCTGAGCCTGGACCTGCTGCTGACCGTGGCCGAGGATTGTGTGAAGCTGGGCATCCCGGTGCTGGCGCTGTTCCCGGCGATTGACCCGTCGCTCAAGACGCCCGACGGCAAAGAGGCGCTGAACCCCGACGGCCTGATCCCGCGCGTGGTGCGGGCGCTCAAAAAGGAATTCCCTGACCTGGGCGTGATGACGGACGTGGCGCTGGACCCGTACACCAGCCACGGCCAGGATGGCGTGCTCGACGCCACCGGCTACATCATCAACGACGAGACGGTGGAGATCCTCACCGGCCAGGCGCTCACGCACGCCGAGGCAGGCGTGGACATCGTCGCACCCAGCGACATGATGGACGGCCGTATTGGCGCGATCCGCGAGGCGCTGGAAGTGCAGGGCCACATCCACACCCGCATCATGGCCTACAGCGCCAAGTACGCCAGCGCCTTCTACGGCCCGTTCCGCGACGCGGTGGGCACGCGCGGCGCCCTGGGCAAGGCCGACAAGAATGTCTACCAGATGGACCCCGGCAACAGCGATGAGGCCCTGCGCGAAGTGGCCATCGACATCGCCGAAGGCGCCGACATGGTGATGGTGAAACCCGGCATGCCCTACCTCGACATCGTGCGGCGCGTGAAGGACGAGTTCAAGGTGCCCACCTTCGCCTACCAGGTGAGCGGCGAGTACGCCATGATCAAGGCCGCCGCCGCCAACGGCTGGCTGGACCATGATGCCGTGATGATGGAAAGCCTGCTGGCCTTCAAGCGCGCGGGTGCCGACGGGGTGCTGACCTACTTTGCGCGCGACGCTGCGCGTTTGCTCCGAAAATAA
- a CDS encoding magnesium transporter CorA family protein, whose product MRIFHIHSGGVHELSALPAQMPAHGFVWIACARPAFQARLAEIQGRLQALIGLQLVDLHVSDLLNAQLPSHYDYTSQYDLLVFRRLATAHGETTTDPIDTPAGPIKRSGPPVLRRIDTSPVGFAVFDQLLLTVHPSDCAVRDAYAARLLASLPATSPGEGRSNPVPGTRLPTSPADLMLRVVNLMVDGYLDLRRELTRQLDHWQNELLKPRARYVNWTSLLEARLALHKLDEICEDQRTAVQDWIDALETWALPDTPTGVRELDLLKVRSRDVLEHIERVVHHVRRLEQSTETAVQMHFSVQSNRTNDIMRTLTALTAVFLPLNLIAGIFGMNFEFIPLVHKADGFWWAMSAMAVIALALVALFWRKRYLARTGS is encoded by the coding sequence ATGCGCATTTTCCACATCCACAGCGGCGGCGTGCACGAGCTTTCGGCCCTGCCCGCCCAGATGCCCGCGCACGGTTTTGTCTGGATCGCCTGTGCCCGCCCGGCCTTCCAGGCGCGGCTGGCCGAAATCCAGGGCCGGCTGCAAGCCCTGATCGGGCTGCAACTGGTGGACCTGCATGTGTCCGACCTGCTCAATGCGCAACTGCCCTCGCACTACGACTACACCTCGCAATACGACCTGCTGGTGTTCCGTCGCCTGGCCACGGCACACGGTGAGACCACCACCGACCCCATCGATACCCCGGCCGGTCCCATCAAGCGCAGCGGCCCGCCGGTGCTGCGGCGCATCGACACCAGCCCCGTAGGTTTTGCGGTGTTCGACCAGTTGCTGCTGACGGTACACCCCTCTGACTGCGCGGTGCGCGACGCCTACGCCGCCCGGCTGCTGGCCTCGCTGCCCGCCACCAGCCCTGGTGAAGGCCGCAGCAACCCGGTGCCAGGCACCCGCCTGCCCACCAGCCCGGCCGATCTGATGCTGCGTGTGGTCAACCTGATGGTCGATGGCTATCTGGACCTGCGCCGCGAACTCACGCGCCAACTCGACCACTGGCAAAATGAGCTGCTCAAGCCCCGGGCACGCTATGTGAACTGGACGTCGCTGCTCGAAGCACGGCTGGCACTGCACAAGCTCGACGAGATCTGCGAAGACCAGCGCACCGCTGTGCAAGACTGGATCGACGCGCTGGAAACCTGGGCCCTGCCCGACACCCCTACGGGCGTGCGCGAGCTGGACCTGCTCAAGGTGCGCAGCCGCGACGTGCTGGAGCACATCGAACGCGTGGTGCACCACGTGCGTCGGCTGGAGCAAAGCACCGAAACCGCCGTGCAGATGCATTTCAGCGTGCAGAGCAACCGCACCAACGACATCATGCGCACGCTCACGGCACTGACCGCCGTGTTCCTGCCACTCAACCTCATCGCGGGTATTTTTGGCATGAACTTCGAGTTCATCCCGCTGGTACACAAGGCCGATGGCTTTTGGTGGGCCATGAGCGCCATGGCCGTGATTGCGCTGGCCTTGGTGGCACTGTTCTGGCGCAAACGCTACCTGGCGCGGACTGGCAGCTGA
- a CDS encoding methyl-accepting chemotaxis protein encodes MAALSTFILIAVSGYMLMTQYQHNRRDREIAVRQTVEVGHSILAWAHQLETSGSQTREQAQQMAHQALQTVRYSGKEYFWLQDMNARVVMHPFRPDLNGKDGSGIKDPDGQAIFVMFAQRAQQSDGGGLVEYQWPKPGQDVPAPKISYVKGFAPWGWVLGSGVYADDLRAQFLSSLWRAAAVVVVALIINLLLVRNVYRTVTKGLNKAIRVAQAIAGRDLTQKITIKGTDEISHLLQAMKDMSTGLVDTLHTVHSATEQLAQASEQIASGNLDLSSRTESTAANLEETAASMEELTGSVAHNAEAARKAAERADQASKVATQGGEAVARVVDTMNGITESSRQIADIIGVIDGIAFQTNILALNAAVEAARAGDQGRGFAVVATEVRNLASRSADAARQIKTLIQASVERVEAGSTQVAQAGGTMARVVSSVQEVQTLIQEITHATTEQSNGISQVNVAVAELDRMTQQNASLVEESAAAAENLREQALSLADSVNQFKLG; translated from the coding sequence ATGGCTGCCTTGAGCACGTTCATCCTCATCGCTGTCTCTGGCTACATGCTCATGACGCAGTACCAGCACAACCGCCGCGACCGCGAAATCGCGGTGCGCCAGACCGTGGAAGTGGGTCACTCGATCCTGGCCTGGGCGCACCAGCTGGAGACCTCTGGCAGCCAGACCCGTGAGCAGGCGCAGCAGATGGCTCACCAGGCCCTGCAGACCGTGCGCTACTCGGGCAAAGAGTATTTTTGGTTGCAGGACATGAATGCCCGCGTGGTCATGCACCCCTTCCGCCCCGACCTCAACGGCAAGGACGGCTCTGGCATCAAGGACCCGGACGGCCAGGCCATCTTTGTCATGTTTGCCCAACGCGCACAACAAAGCGATGGCGGCGGCCTGGTGGAATACCAGTGGCCCAAGCCAGGTCAGGACGTCCCGGCACCCAAGATTTCGTATGTGAAGGGCTTTGCCCCTTGGGGCTGGGTGCTGGGCTCGGGGGTATACGCCGACGACCTGCGGGCCCAGTTCCTGTCCAGCCTGTGGCGCGCTGCGGCCGTGGTGGTCGTCGCCCTCATCATCAACCTGCTGCTGGTGCGCAATGTGTACCGCACCGTCACCAAAGGCCTGAACAAGGCGATCCGCGTCGCCCAAGCCATCGCCGGGCGTGATCTGACCCAGAAAATCACCATCAAGGGCACTGACGAGATCAGCCACCTGCTGCAAGCCATGAAGGACATGAGCACGGGCCTGGTGGACACGCTGCACACCGTGCACAGTGCCACCGAGCAACTGGCCCAGGCCAGCGAGCAGATCGCCAGTGGCAACCTGGACCTGAGCAGCCGCACCGAAAGCACGGCCGCAAACCTGGAGGAAACCGCCGCCAGCATGGAAGAGCTGACCGGCTCGGTCGCCCACAACGCCGAAGCTGCCCGCAAGGCGGCCGAGCGTGCCGACCAGGCCAGTAAAGTAGCCACCCAGGGCGGCGAAGCCGTGGCCCGGGTGGTGGACACGATGAATGGCATCACCGAATCGTCGCGCCAGATCGCGGACATCATTGGCGTGATTGACGGCATTGCCTTCCAGACCAACATCCTCGCGCTCAATGCAGCCGTTGAAGCAGCACGCGCTGGCGATCAGGGCCGGGGCTTTGCGGTGGTGGCCACCGAGGTGCGCAACCTGGCCAGCCGCAGCGCCGATGCTGCCCGCCAGATCAAGACGCTGATCCAGGCCTCTGTCGAGCGCGTAGAGGCGGGCTCGACCCAGGTGGCCCAGGCGGGCGGCACCATGGCGCGCGTGGTCAGCAGCGTGCAGGAAGTGCAGACGCTGATCCAGGAGATCACCCACGCCACCACCGAGCAGAGCAACGGCATCTCGCAGGTCAATGTGGCGGTGGCCGAACTCGATCGCATGACCCAGCAAAACGCTTCGCTGGTCGAAGAGTCGGCCGCCGCCGCAGAAAATCTGCGTGAGCAGGCCCTGTCGCTGGCCGACAGCGTGAACCAATTCAAGCTGGGCTGA